Below is a window of Myxococcus xanthus DNA.
GCCCTCGAGGGCGCGCCGCGGTTCGCCTGGGGAGCGACGTGCCTTCAAACACCGCCTATATCGTTTCCCGCTCCGTCTTCATCCAGCTCGACGGAGCGGGCCAGCTCGTCGCGGCCAATTCGGTTTCCCGTTCCCCCTGCGTCCTCGAGGAAGACGACCTCGCGATCCTGCGAGCCTTCAGCCACGCACGAACGCAAGAAGCCGCGCTCCATACCGTGCGGCAGGAGCGGTCGCTCAGCCCGGAAGCCTTCGCACAAGCCGTCGAGCGGCTCAGGGGAAACAACATCCTCACCCCCGTGCGCGCCGACTACCGCGCCGAGGACAGCGGCTATGTGCCGGCGTCGACCGGCTTCGCGTCATTCGCGCTGCACCATTGGATGCTGAGGGATTCAGTACGGGTGATGGCGTACCGCTCCGCCATCCTGCCCCACGTCCGGGACAAGGTGGTCGCGGACCTCGGCTGTGGCACCGGCATCCTCTCGATGTTCGCCGCGCAGGGCGGCGCGCGCCATGTCTATGCATTGGAAGAGAGCGAGGTGGCCGCGCTCGCACGGATGATGTTCCGGGCCAATGGCATGGAGGACCGCGTCACGCTTTTGACTGGCAACAGCAAGGACATCCAGCTCCCCGAACCCGTGGATGTCATCGTCCACGAAATCCTGGGCATCGACCCCTTCTTCGAAAACGTCATCCCATACATCGATGACGCAAGGAGACGCTTCCTCCGCCCGGGCCAGGGCACCTTGATTCCTCACAAAATAGAAGTCTGTTGCGTTGGGGTGGAGCCGGAGTTCGTTCCCTCCATCGCCCACCGCGCCAGGTTGGAAGCGCGTGAGTTCTCCGGGATGTATGGCCTCGACTTCTCGCCCTACCTGCACGTGCTGGAACAGGCGGATGAAATCAATGACGACGCCACGTTCCCCCGCCGGGCCAATGACTTCCGCGTGGGCTTCTTCGAGCAAGCCATTCTTTCGGAGGAGTGCGTGGTGCGCACCATTGACCTGGCGGGTGACCTGGAGGCGCAGACGGCGGGCGAGACGCT
It encodes the following:
- a CDS encoding 50S ribosomal protein L11 methyltransferase → MPSNTAYIVSRSVFIQLDGAGQLVAANSVSRSPCVLEEDDLAILRAFSHARTQEAALHTVRQERSLSPEAFAQAVERLRGNNILTPVRADYRAEDSGYVPASTGFASFALHHWMLRDSVRVMAYRSAILPHVRDKVVADLGCGTGILSMFAAQGGARHVYALEESEVAALARMMFRANGMEDRVTLLTGNSKDIQLPEPVDVIVHEILGIDPFFENVIPYIDDARRRFLRPGQGTLIPHKIEVCCVGVEPEFVPSIAHRARLEAREFSGMYGLDFSPYLHVLEQADEINDDATFPRRANDFRVGFFEQAILSEECVVRTIDLAGDLEAQTAGETLSSLKIRAGGRLGSLLMFFRAHLDDRLVLSTSPFSPRTHWGWAVRDLPRALSVNAGDEITLTSSLLTVAGRQKLKVLPK